A single Inediibacterium massiliense DNA region contains:
- a CDS encoding AzlD domain-containing protein, translating to MEMNNYILLIVGMMIVTYIPKLIPFFILSKEKIPTKLNKFLKLIPYTALGALLIPDVFYTTPNIPQASILGIGFAAIYVWRKGGIIIPILGSIFVTFIVILVHTG from the coding sequence ATGGAGATGAATAATTATATTCTATTGATTGTAGGAATGATGATCGTTACGTATATACCTAAATTGATTCCATTTTTTATCCTTTCTAAAGAAAAAATACCTACTAAGTTAAATAAATTTTTAAAATTAATTCCATATACAGCTTTAGGAGCACTTCTAATTCCTGATGTATTTTATACGACTCCTAATATACCACAAGCATCTATATTAGGAATTGGATTTGCAGCTATATATGTATGGCGTAAAGGTGGTATAATAATACCTATATTAGGATCAATTTTTGTAACATTTATAGTTATTTTAGTTCACACAGGATAA
- a CDS encoding AzlC family ABC transporter permease has protein sequence MQAQCIKKLSRRDGFMAGVPIFIGYFPIAMAFGILSKTVGISMKDSFLLSVFVFGGASQFIALNLLTLGVGIGEIVVTTLLVNFRYFLMSASLATKMTDAIKKWIPLIAFGVTDEIFSIASFKCEEITKEFMLPLQFLGYFSWVTGTIVGYWLGGILPENIKDSMGIALYAMFIAILIPEAKKSKLITFLIGLSGFVNTLLKKLTTLPQGWTLIVSIISVSLLGSCLLKEEEVNGDE, from the coding sequence ATGCAAGCACAATGCATAAAAAAGCTAAGCCGAAGAGATGGGTTTATGGCAGGAGTACCTATTTTTATAGGATATTTTCCAATCGCTATGGCATTTGGAATTTTGTCAAAGACAGTAGGGATCTCTATGAAGGATAGTTTTTTACTATCTGTTTTTGTGTTTGGAGGAGCAAGTCAATTTATAGCTTTAAATTTATTGACTTTAGGGGTAGGAATAGGAGAAATTGTAGTGACTACTTTATTAGTAAATTTCCGTTATTTTTTAATGAGTGCATCACTTGCTACAAAGATGACAGATGCTATTAAAAAATGGATTCCACTTATTGCATTTGGTGTAACAGATGAAATTTTTTCAATAGCATCATTTAAGTGCGAAGAAATTACAAAAGAGTTTATGCTGCCATTACAGTTTTTGGGATATTTTTCTTGGGTAACAGGTACAATTGTGGGGTACTGGTTAGGAGGAATATTGCCTGAAAATATAAAAGATAGTATGGGCATAGCTTTGTATGCTATGTTTATAGCTATTTTAATACCAGAAGCTAAAAAGTCTAAATTAATTACATTTTTAATTGGTTTATCAGGATTTGTCAACACGTTATTGAAAAAATTAACAACTTTACCACAAGGATGGACTTTAATAGTAAGTATTATTTCTGTATCTTTATTAGGTTCATGTTTATTAAAAGAGGAGGAAGTGAATGGAGATGAATAA
- a CDS encoding copper amine oxidase N-terminal domain-containing protein has translation MQIVKDYAMKKLNRKGMVFIMKKNLITIIICMLIFSSFSFAASENHVDRIPHVKDDWEFKDRYAPILTIEEKHENEFGSEDQRIDLILENAEWFENDDPITVRNMVYDGLQMSTPGAKMKITRRSSKRLEVTINRESVSTNEKANFKIPLYSKVKNAGDIMVKIDSDTFISSGTYKYALAIGKGSSEHPTVSIGHIFGKNNPVWLTLQEPIEKNFGSDNKTFILTLNHSKWVDNNECNLEKSIKNSIIKNVSDAKIVSMKKIDDQTVELTINRGKEDEDIPVYFYIPLYVQVTDNGNISLNIKSKENTEFFKDVSLKLEVQEYKQEIVKDKIPYIDEKESNLYQISLQMDSPYLYRSKSGETEKITLDVLPIIENGRTFVPLRGVFESLGVEIKWQPEIQAVLLKNSDTTMQMFVDSNNAYMNNQPFKMPMKPKIINDRVFVPLRFITENFNYHVQWIEEGQKIVIKQK, from the coding sequence ATGCAAATAGTCAAAGATTATGCTATGAAAAAGCTAAATAGGAAAGGGATGGTGTTTATAATGAAGAAAAATTTGATTACTATAATTATTTGTATGTTGATATTTAGTAGTTTTTCTTTTGCAGCATCAGAGAATCATGTGGATAGAATTCCACATGTAAAGGATGATTGGGAATTTAAAGACCGTTATGCACCGATATTAACTATTGAAGAAAAACACGAAAATGAATTTGGATCAGAAGATCAACGAATCGATCTTATATTAGAGAATGCAGAATGGTTTGAGAATGATGATCCTATTACGGTAAGAAATATGGTATATGATGGGTTACAAATGAGTACTCCTGGTGCAAAAATGAAAATAACAAGAAGGTCTTCTAAAAGATTAGAAGTGACCATCAATAGAGAAAGTGTATCCACTAATGAAAAAGCTAATTTTAAAATTCCTCTTTATTCCAAAGTTAAAAATGCAGGAGATATTATGGTTAAGATTGATTCAGATACTTTCATATCAAGTGGTACATATAAGTATGCATTAGCCATAGGAAAAGGTTCTAGCGAGCATCCTACTGTATCTATTGGACATATTTTTGGAAAAAATAATCCTGTATGGCTAACGCTTCAAGAACCTATAGAGAAAAATTTTGGGTCAGATAATAAAACGTTTATATTAACTTTAAATCATTCAAAATGGGTAGATAACAATGAATGTAATTTAGAAAAGAGTATAAAAAATTCTATTATAAAAAATGTATCTGATGCAAAAATTGTTTCTATGAAGAAAATAGATGATCAAACAGTTGAACTAACAATTAATAGAGGAAAAGAAGATGAAGATATACCTGTATATTTTTATATTCCACTTTATGTTCAGGTAACAGACAATGGGAATATATCATTAAATATAAAGAGTAAAGAAAATACAGAGTTTTTTAAAGATGTTTCTTTGAAATTAGAAGTACAAGAATATAAACAAGAAATAGTAAAAGATAAGATACCGTATATAGATGAAAAGGAATCAAATCTTTATCAGATATCTTTACAGATGGATTCGCCATATTTATATAGAAGTAAATCTGGAGAAACTGAAAAAATTACTTTAGATGTGTTACCGATTATTGAAAATGGAAGGACGTTTGTTCCTTTAAGAGGTGTTTTTGAATCTTTAGGGGTAGAAATTAAATGGCAACCAGAAATACAAGCAGTCTTACTAAAAAATAGTGATACAACAATGCAAATGTTTGTTGATTCAAATAATGCTTATATGAATAATCAGCCTTTTAAAATGCCTATGAAACCTAAAATCATAAATGATCGCGTATTTGTACCATTGAGATTTATAACAGAGAATTTTAATTATCATGTGCAGTGGATTGAAGAAGGACAGAAAATTGTTATAAAACAAAAATAA
- a CDS encoding YbaK/EbsC family protein, with product MSLESVKKFFEEKNLKFKIYEMDESTATVELAAKAHGIEPELIAKTMAFKLKERSILIVTKGDAKIDNRKYKDTFKTKCSMLKADEVFEITGHPVGGVCPFGLANPLDIYLDCSLKAFEYVYPAAGSINSSIKVTPEELKEITDAQWVDVCK from the coding sequence ATGTCATTGGAGAGTGTTAAAAAATTTTTTGAGGAAAAAAATTTAAAATTTAAAATATATGAGATGGATGAAAGTACTGCAACAGTAGAATTAGCAGCAAAGGCTCATGGAATAGAACCAGAGCTGATTGCCAAAACCATGGCTTTTAAATTAAAAGAGAGAAGCATTTTGATTGTTACAAAAGGAGATGCAAAGATTGACAATAGAAAATATAAGGATACTTTTAAAACAAAATGTTCTATGTTAAAAGCAGATGAAGTTTTCGAAATAACAGGGCATCCAGTGGGAGGAGTTTGTCCTTTTGGCTTGGCAAATCCTTTAGATATATATCTAGATTGTTCATTAAAAGCTTTTGAATATGTTTATCCAGCAGCAGGATCTATCAATTCTTCTATAAAAGTGACCCCAGAAGAATTAAAAGAAATCACAGATGCCCAGTGGGTAGATGTATGCAAATAG
- a CDS encoding FAD-dependent oxidoreductase has translation MKYENIFSKGKIGNVFVKNRVVMSPMSVGLGDKNGNPTHETIAYYEERAKGGVGLIMLGALKINDEHGTIEANQLSIAHDGNMKYLKKLVDRVHKYDTRVFAQIAHPGRQTFSSLNGGRQVVAPSPIACIACREEPRELSIEEIKNIVKDFVKGAVRLKTIGMDGVELHGAHGYLINQFLSPYTNKRKDVYGGSFENRMRFITEIIKGIKENCGVDYPMSVRISVDEFLHEFGIYEEGIDIKEGVKISKYLESLGIDAINVSSGVYATTNTIIEPISYPQGWRKSLIKAVKEQVHIPVIGAMVIRKPSFAEKVLKEGVVDFVALGRGLIADPYWVHKLKFNSKIPIRPCISCLHCIESVLHGKRMECAVNPMAGKETKYLNIKKDGQKRVVAVIGAGPSGIEAAKVLSLRGFELVLFEMKDKIGGQLQLANKPPHKEKITWLIDYMTNEMKRLHIPIKLNTKATLQNIKKLNLYAVCIATGGMSLKYNIEGIDKENVYTIEEILKEEIELKNKKIAIIGSGMSGLEVGEFLGKRGNQVFIIEMLHKIGQGIYTPNRLDMIKRLKKYNVEMIPNHKLEKIIDGKIMIRNIIEDKIVQKEIDHVVLSMGVKPNDTIVEEIKKNFNHVKVIGDANTVGRIYHAVHEGFMAGYNL, from the coding sequence TTGAAATATGAAAATATATTTTCAAAAGGAAAGATAGGGAATGTTTTTGTAAAAAATAGAGTAGTTATGTCTCCAATGAGTGTAGGATTAGGAGATAAAAATGGAAATCCAACTCATGAGACCATTGCTTACTATGAGGAAAGAGCAAAGGGTGGAGTAGGACTGATTATGTTAGGAGCATTAAAAATAAATGATGAGCATGGTACTATTGAAGCTAATCAATTATCTATAGCTCATGATGGAAATATGAAATATTTGAAAAAGCTAGTAGATAGAGTTCATAAATATGATACAAGGGTATTTGCTCAAATAGCCCATCCAGGGAGACAAACTTTTTCATCACTCAATGGAGGAAGGCAAGTAGTTGCTCCAAGTCCAATTGCTTGTATAGCTTGTAGAGAAGAACCAAGAGAACTCTCTATAGAAGAGATAAAAAATATAGTAAAGGATTTTGTAAAAGGAGCCGTAAGACTGAAAACTATTGGTATGGATGGAGTCGAATTACATGGTGCTCATGGTTATTTAATTAACCAATTTTTAAGTCCATATACAAATAAAAGAAAAGATGTATATGGAGGAAGTTTTGAAAATCGTATGAGGTTTATTACGGAGATCATAAAAGGAATTAAAGAAAATTGTGGAGTGGATTATCCAATGAGTGTGAGAATATCTGTAGATGAGTTTTTACACGAATTTGGAATATATGAAGAAGGTATTGATATAAAAGAAGGAGTAAAGATTTCTAAATATCTAGAGAGTTTAGGAATAGATGCTATCAATGTATCTTCTGGAGTTTATGCTACTACCAATACAATCATTGAACCTATTTCTTATCCCCAAGGATGGAGAAAGTCTTTGATCAAAGCAGTAAAAGAGCAAGTACATATTCCTGTAATTGGAGCTATGGTGATTAGAAAGCCATCCTTTGCAGAGAAAGTTTTAAAAGAAGGAGTCGTTGATTTTGTAGCTTTAGGAAGAGGGTTGATTGCAGATCCTTATTGGGTACATAAACTAAAATTTAATTCCAAAATTCCTATAAGACCTTGCATTTCTTGTCTTCATTGTATTGAATCTGTACTACATGGAAAAAGGATGGAGTGTGCAGTCAATCCTATGGCTGGAAAAGAAACAAAATACTTAAATATAAAAAAAGATGGACAAAAAAGAGTAGTAGCAGTTATAGGGGCAGGTCCATCTGGAATAGAAGCTGCTAAGGTTTTATCTTTAAGAGGATTTGAACTTGTATTATTTGAAATGAAAGACAAAATAGGAGGACAGCTTCAGTTGGCCAATAAACCTCCACATAAAGAAAAGATTACATGGCTTATAGATTATATGACAAATGAAATGAAAAGACTTCATATTCCAATAAAATTAAACACAAAAGCTACTTTGCAAAATATTAAAAAGTTAAATCTCTATGCAGTATGTATCGCTACAGGAGGAATGTCTCTAAAATATAATATAGAAGGAATAGACAAAGAAAATGTTTATACGATAGAAGAAATATTAAAAGAAGAAATAGAATTAAAAAATAAAAAAATTGCTATTATAGGTTCAGGAATGAGTGGACTTGAAGTAGGAGAATTTTTAGGGAAAAGAGGAAATCAAGTTTTTATTATTGAAATGCTTCATAAAATTGGACAAGGAATCTATACCCCCAATCGGTTAGATATGATTAAAAGATTAAAAAAATATAATGTAGAGATGATTCCAAATCATAAATTAGAAAAAATAATAGATGGAAAAATAATGATTAGAAATATCATTGAGGATAAAATCGTTCAAAAGGAGATAGATCATGTAGTTTTATCTATGGGAGTCAAGCCTAATGATACAATAGTAGAAGAGATCAAGAAAAATTTTAATCATGTAAAAGTTATAGGAGATGCAAATACAGTAGGAAGAATCTATCATGCAGTACATGAAGGATTTATGGCAGGGTATAATTTGTAA
- a CDS encoding MBL fold metallo-hydrolase, translating to MYSIKEVDELKITTLVENQAPFSSPLLAQHGLSFLLDIVSNDTKKRILFDVGPSSQTLLYNMKLLQIDPKSIDMIYLSHCHYDHTTGLVGILKEMDKETPIIAHPSLFRDTYSSKPFIHSIGISYENRKEEIVKYKGKLVLVNKPFSLMEGVLSTGEITRTTDFEKNYPNMYKIDDGELVPDIMLDDQSLIINIKDKGLVIISGCSHSGIVNIIHHAINITNISHIYGIIGGLHLASSNMETLEKTVDALTNTNIECLYAGHCTGFNALSNLSQSFGDKFEPLSVGKEIKIGKK from the coding sequence ATGTATTCTATCAAAGAAGTAGATGAATTAAAAATTACAACTCTTGTAGAAAATCAAGCACCATTTTCTTCTCCATTGCTTGCTCAACATGGCCTTTCTTTTTTATTAGATATTGTTTCTAATGATACAAAGAAAAGAATTTTATTTGATGTAGGACCATCCTCTCAAACTCTGCTTTATAATATGAAACTACTTCAAATAGATCCTAAAAGTATAGATATGATTTATTTGTCTCATTGTCATTATGATCATACAACAGGACTTGTAGGGATTTTAAAAGAAATGGACAAGGAAACTCCTATCATCGCTCATCCTTCTTTATTTAGAGATACTTATTCTTCTAAACCTTTTATTCATAGTATAGGTATATCTTATGAAAATAGAAAAGAAGAAATAGTAAAATATAAAGGAAAACTTGTATTAGTTAACAAACCTTTTTCACTCATGGAAGGAGTTCTATCTACTGGTGAAATAACAAGAACTACAGATTTTGAAAAAAATTATCCAAATATGTATAAAATTGATGATGGTGAACTTGTTCCTGATATTATGTTAGATGATCAATCTCTCATCATCAATATAAAAGATAAAGGCCTTGTCATTATCTCTGGATGTAGTCATTCAGGAATTGTAAATATTATTCATCATGCTATAAACATTACAAATATTTCTCATATTTATGGAATCATAGGAGGTCTTCATCTTGCTTCATCTAATATGGAAACCCTTGAAAAAACAGTAGATGCTCTGACAAATACAAATATTGAATGTCTTTATGCAGGTCATTGTACTGGATTTAATGCTCTTTCAAATTTATCTCAATCCTTTGGAGATAAATTTGAACCTTTATCTGTTGGAAAGGAAATAAAAATAGGAAAAAAGTAG
- a CDS encoding acetyl-CoA carboxylase carboxyltransferase subunit alpha, which translates to MNSILDFEKPILELESKIVELENFSKENEINLSNEIDILKDKLIQMKKDAYSNLNPWQRVKIARMPKRPTTLDYIQKITSSFMELHGDRFYKDDSAIIGGIGMIDHIPVTIIGHQKGKDTNENIQRNFGMAHPEGYRKALRLMKQAEKFKRPIITFIDTPGAYCGIEAEERGQGEAIAINILKMSQLKTPIICIVIGEGGSGGALALGVGDRVCMLENSIYSVISPEGLSSILWKDSSLAEKAADMMKLTAKDLLDLKVIDHVIEEPLGGAHKDIDFVANQMKEYIVKEIDDLFKLDHTLLLNERYDKFRKIGKE; encoded by the coding sequence ATGAATAGTATCCTAGACTTTGAAAAGCCTATTTTAGAACTAGAATCAAAAATTGTAGAGTTAGAAAATTTCTCAAAAGAAAATGAAATCAATCTTTCTAATGAAATAGATATTTTAAAAGATAAATTAATTCAAATGAAAAAAGATGCTTATTCTAATCTAAATCCTTGGCAGAGAGTAAAAATTGCAAGAATGCCTAAAAGACCTACTACTTTAGATTATATACAAAAAATTACATCATCCTTTATGGAACTTCATGGAGATCGATTTTATAAAGATGATTCTGCAATTATTGGTGGAATCGGAATGATTGATCACATACCCGTTACCATCATAGGTCATCAAAAAGGAAAAGATACAAATGAAAATATTCAAAGAAATTTTGGAATGGCTCATCCAGAAGGGTATAGAAAAGCTTTAAGACTTATGAAGCAAGCAGAAAAATTTAAAAGACCTATTATTACATTTATAGATACCCCAGGAGCTTATTGTGGAATAGAAGCAGAAGAAAGAGGGCAAGGAGAAGCAATAGCCATCAATATACTAAAAATGAGTCAATTAAAAACTCCTATCATTTGTATTGTTATAGGAGAAGGTGGAAGTGGAGGAGCATTGGCATTAGGGGTAGGAGATCGAGTATGTATGCTTGAGAATTCCATTTATTCTGTTATATCTCCAGAAGGACTTTCAAGTATTCTTTGGAAGGATTCATCACTAGCTGAAAAAGCAGCAGATATGATGAAGCTTACGGCAAAAGATCTATTAGATTTAAAAGTGATTGATCATGTAATTGAAGAACCTTTAGGAGGAGCTCATAAAGATATAGATTTTGTAGCGAATCAAATGAAAGAATACATTGTAAAAGAAATTGATGATTTATTTAAACTAGATCATACATTACTTTTAAATGAAAGATACGATAAATTTAGAAAAATAGGAAAAGAGTAG
- the accD gene encoding acetyl-CoA carboxylase, carboxyltransferase subunit beta has protein sequence MLQDLFRKKKYATVHLYENEEGKKISMPIKKPVENIQEELEDEAFIKCKGCLKKISKEDIKNNLYTCPICGEHFRIGPRERIKALLDENSFIEYDKDMMSFDPLKFEGYEEKVKSAKEKSNESEGVITGEGKINELSLIICAMNSNFMMGSMGCVVGEKITRAIEKAIAQRLPVVIFCASGGARMQEGILSLMQMAKTSAALGRLGEEGLLYIPVLTDPTTGGVTASFAMLGDIILAEPKALVGFAGPRVIEQTIRQKLPDGFQRSEFLKEKGFVDEIVHRKDMKKVLYDILFIHKVGGEDHE, from the coding sequence ATGTTACAAGATTTATTTCGAAAAAAAAAGTATGCAACTGTTCATTTATATGAAAATGAAGAGGGAAAAAAGATAAGTATGCCTATAAAAAAGCCTGTTGAGAATATACAAGAAGAATTAGAAGATGAAGCTTTTATAAAGTGCAAGGGTTGCTTAAAAAAAATATCAAAAGAAGATATAAAAAATAATTTATATACTTGTCCTATTTGTGGAGAGCATTTTAGAATAGGCCCAAGAGAGAGAATCAAAGCTTTATTAGATGAAAATAGCTTTATAGAATATGACAAAGATATGATGAGCTTTGATCCACTAAAATTTGAAGGATATGAAGAAAAAGTTAAAAGTGCGAAGGAAAAAAGCAATGAATCAGAAGGTGTTATTACAGGAGAAGGAAAAATAAATGAATTATCTCTTATTATTTGTGCCATGAATTCAAATTTTATGATGGGAAGTATGGGATGTGTAGTAGGTGAAAAAATTACAAGAGCTATTGAAAAAGCTATAGCTCAAAGACTTCCTGTAGTCATATTTTGTGCATCAGGGGGTGCAAGAATGCAAGAAGGCATATTGTCTTTGATGCAGATGGCAAAGACTTCTGCTGCATTGGGAAGATTAGGAGAGGAAGGGTTATTGTATATACCTGTTTTAACAGACCCTACTACTGGAGGAGTAACAGCAAGCTTTGCTATGCTTGGAGATATTATATTAGCAGAACCTAAAGCGTTGGTAGGCTTTGCAGGACCAAGAGTTATTGAGCAAACCATAAGACAAAAGCTTCCAGATGGGTTTCAAAGATCTGAGTTTTTAAAGGAAAAGGGATTTGTGGATGAAATTGTTCATAGAAAAGATATGAAGAAAGTTTTGTATGACATATTATTCATTCATAAAGTAGGAGGTGAAGATCATGAATAG
- a CDS encoding acetyl-CoA carboxylase biotin carboxylase subunit, with protein MFQKILIANRGEIALRIIRACKELGIKTVAVHSQIDEDSLHVHMADEAICIGPAISSKSYLNIKNIISAAIITKAEAIHPGYGFLSESIQLAKMCKEYGIKLIGPREEHIKRMGDKAEARKTMIQAGVPVVPGSKDATNDPYKALEVAKEIGFPVMIKAVSGGGGRGMRLVYDEKDFINFFNMAKSESKAAFDDDSMYIEKYIEEPRHIEFQILADEHKNVVHLGERDCSLQRRNQKVLEEAPCSLIDDSLRKEMGDMAIKAAKAVEYVSAGTIEFLLDKHKNYYFIEMNTRIQVEHPITEYITGIDLIKEQIKIADGEKLTFTQEDIKINGHAIECRINAEDTNNNFAPSPGVITDYFIPGGNGIRMDSHIYSGYKIPSTYDSMIGKLIVWGKDRQEAICRMKRALDETVILGIHTNIDFQRKILNHEKFLKNEIDTSFIGKEMMK; from the coding sequence ATGTTTCAAAAGATATTAATTGCCAATAGAGGAGAGATTGCTCTAAGAATTATTCGAGCATGTAAAGAATTAGGAATAAAAACAGTAGCAGTGCATTCACAAATTGATGAAGATTCCCTTCATGTACATATGGCAGATGAGGCTATATGTATAGGTCCTGCTATTTCTTCTAAAAGCTATTTAAATATAAAAAATATTATTAGTGCAGCAATCATTACAAAAGCAGAAGCTATTCATCCTGGATATGGATTTTTATCAGAAAGTATTCAACTTGCGAAAATGTGTAAGGAATATGGGATTAAGCTTATAGGACCTAGAGAAGAACATATAAAAAGAATGGGAGATAAAGCAGAAGCTAGAAAAACAATGATACAAGCAGGTGTACCTGTTGTTCCAGGATCAAAGGATGCTACAAATGATCCTTATAAAGCTTTAGAAGTAGCTAAAGAGATTGGATTTCCTGTGATGATTAAAGCTGTTAGTGGCGGTGGTGGAAGAGGAATGAGACTTGTTTATGATGAAAAAGATTTTATAAATTTTTTCAACATGGCAAAATCAGAATCCAAAGCTGCTTTTGATGATGATTCTATGTATATAGAAAAATATATTGAAGAGCCAAGACATATAGAGTTTCAAATTTTAGCAGATGAACATAAAAATGTGGTTCATTTAGGAGAAAGAGATTGTTCACTTCAAAGAAGAAATCAAAAGGTGTTAGAGGAAGCTCCTTGTAGTTTAATTGATGATTCACTTAGAAAAGAAATGGGAGATATGGCTATAAAAGCAGCTAAAGCTGTGGAGTATGTAAGTGCAGGAACTATTGAATTTTTGTTAGATAAGCATAAAAATTATTATTTTATAGAAATGAATACAAGAATTCAAGTAGAACACCCGATTACAGAATATATTACAGGAATAGATCTTATTAAAGAGCAAATCAAAATTGCTGATGGAGAAAAATTAACTTTTACCCAAGAAGACATCAAAATAAATGGTCATGCTATAGAATGTAGAATCAATGCAGAAGATACAAATAACAATTTTGCTCCTTCTCCTGGTGTGATTACAGATTATTTTATTCCAGGAGGAAATGGAATTCGTATGGATAGTCATATTTATAGTGGATACAAAATTCCATCTACTTATGATTCTATGATTGGAAAATTAATTGTTTGGGGAAAAGATAGACAAGAAGCTATTTGTAGAATGAAAAGAGCGCTAGATGAAACGGTTATTTTAGGAATTCATACAAATATAGATTTTCAAAGAAAAATTTTAAATCATGAGAAGTTCTTAAAAAATGAAATAGATACTTCTTTTATCGGAAAAGAAATGATGAAGTAG
- the accB gene encoding acetyl-CoA carboxylase biotin carboxyl carrier protein, with the protein MNIQDIKELLLTIDKTSIQKVDIEQKDIKISISKGIDVDCTYKTNEMQEVKTQMNPSVEEDEKIEINTDDTYIVKSPIVGVVYMSPSPDADPFVSVGDTVTKGEPLCIIEAMKIMNEIQSEEEGQIVEILVKNEDLVEYGQPLMRIRR; encoded by the coding sequence ATGAATATTCAAGATATAAAAGAATTATTATTGACTATAGACAAAACAAGTATTCAAAAGGTAGATATAGAACAAAAAGATATTAAAATTAGTATTTCAAAAGGTATAGATGTGGATTGTACTTATAAAACAAATGAAATGCAAGAAGTAAAAACTCAAATGAATCCATCTGTAGAAGAGGATGAAAAAATAGAAATCAATACAGATGATACATATATTGTAAAATCTCCTATTGTGGGAGTAGTTTATATGAGTCCAAGCCCAGATGCAGATCCATTTGTAAGTGTAGGAGATACTGTAACAAAAGGAGAGCCTCTTTGTATTATAGAAGCTATGAAGATTATGAATGAAATTCAGAGTGAAGAAGAGGGGCAAATAGTAGAAATATTAGTTAAAAATGAAGATCTTGTAGAATATGGACAACCTCTTATGAGGATTAGGAGGTAA